AACGAAGGGTGCTCCATACTCGGCACGCTATCGGACATCGCGCGCTCGGTCAATGTCCAAGGTCGGATACGGCTTGGCCCGGCGCGGCCCGCGAGCCTACTCGAGGCTACCCTGTCTCCGTCTCCGCCTTGCCGCCAGCCCGATTCCGGTCAACGAGCTGCCGAGAAGCAGAAGGGTAGCGGGCTCCGGTACCGGAGTGGGCACCGGTGCACCGGCCTCGGTGAAGAAGCTCTGTCCGTTCGCGGTGAACAATCCGTGGCCACCAAAGTCGACGGGATTGGTCGCCGCGCCCGTCGTGGTGTTGACCGTGTAGACGTTGGTGCCCGCAACCGCGTAGAGAACACCGTTGTCGCCCGTCGCCAACCCGAAAACCCCG
This genomic interval from Candidatus Methylomirabilota bacterium contains the following:
- a CDS encoding PEP-CTERM sorting domain-containing protein (PEP-CTERM proteins occur, often in large numbers, in the proteomes of bacteria that also encode an exosortase, a predicted intramembrane cysteine proteinase. The presence of a PEP-CTERM domain at a protein's C-terminus predicts cleavage within the sorting domain, followed by covalent anchoring to some some component of the (usually Gram-negative) cell surface. Many PEP-CTERM proteins exhibit an unusual sequence composition that includes large numbers of potential glycosylation sites. Expression of one such protein has been shown restore the ability of a bacterium to form floc, a type of biofilm.) gives rise to the protein MYAGDPDCVGPFGVSGVFGLATGDNGVLYAVAGTNVYTVNTTTGAATNPVDFGGHGLFTANGQSFFTEAGAPVPTPVPEPATLLLLGSSLTGIGLAARRRRRQGSLE